A window of the Aspergillus flavus chromosome 6, complete sequence genome harbors these coding sequences:
- a CDS encoding uncharacterized protein (expressed protein): protein MPPHRLISVSGEMDIQDAEWLFNDERATRTEVFQLIILSQSPGGRTTAFQSWIERMGGDIRVELRMTFKLDQPNNESVTLLYDAKLFEGFGEDNNDLDGHVKDTVTIRKDRDAVITITVRNTAERTRDRAVIRLIVVNTSFTSGEE from the coding sequence ATGCCTCCCCACCGACTCATCTCGGTCTCCGGCGAAATGGACATTCAAGACGCTGAATGGCTCTTCAACGATGAACGTGCAACGCGAACGGAGGTCTTCCAACTAATCATCTTAAGCCAATCACCGGGTGGCCGCACGACAGCATTCCAGAGTTGGATAGAACGCATGGGTGGTGATATACGGGTTGAGCTCAGAATGACCTTCAAACTTGATCAGCCCAATAACGAGTCAGTCACACTATTATATGATGCGAAACTGTTCGAAGGCTTTGGTGAGGATAACAATGATCTTGATGGGCATGTAAAAGATACGGTTACTATCCGTAAAGATAGGGATGCTGTAATTACAATCACAGTCAGAAACACTGCTGAGCGTACGCGTGATAGGGCAGTTATTCGCCTGATTGTTGTTAATACAAGTTTTACAAGTGGCGAGGAGTAG
- a CDS encoding uncharacterized protein (expressed protein) — MSLTNEEKLSLAAIILAVAAFIISVAQVLQQYLATAEGYRRCQEKVVGPWKCYTKRPLHLKELRCETRFGTPFIELGAGLDRKHCCLPSGHGSLVRCESDLVVKASELQDGGNSEWVCWLQFLEELQTFHRTLLHVFPREEQSFMGTSVPDDDQSQYLRFPSFSVEPHSWDFMPSDVLKPLARIGVSDLATFIRRLGLRWLQFQPSPEGVEKDSTFGLRCSPFSGRAGL; from the exons ATGTCCTTAACAAACGAGGAAAAGTTATCGTTGGCAGCAATCATACTGGCAGTTGCCGCATTCATAATATCTGTGGCACAGGTGCTTCAACAATACCTTGCTACGGCAGAGGGATACCGAAGATGCCAGGAAAAAGTAGTGGGCCCATGGAAGTGCTACACCAAACGCCCCTTGCATTTAAAAGAGTTACGATGCGAGACCCGATTTGGGACACCCTTCATCGAACTAGGCGCCGGTCTTGACAGAAAGCACTGCTGCCTGCCCTCGGGTCATGGGTCACTTGTTAGATGTGAAAGTGACCTTGTAGTTAAGGCGAGTGAGCTTCAGGATGGTGGCAATAGTGAATGGGTCTGCTGGCTGCAGTTTCTTGAAGAACTACAAACCTTTCACCGCACCTTACTTCATGTCTTTCCTCGAGAAGAACAGAGTTTCATGGGCACCTCAGTACCTGATGATGATCAAAGTCAGTACTTACGCTTCCCATCATTCTCCGTGGAACCACATTCTTGGGACTTCATGCCTTCTGATGTTCTCAAACCTCTTGCAC GAATTGGTGTTTCCGACCTTGCAACTTTCATCCGGCGGCTAGGATTGCGTTGGCTCCAGTTTCAACCTAGTCCAGAAGGGGTGGAAAAAGATAGTACATTTGGTTTGCGGTGCAGCCCGTTTAGCGGGCGGGCCGGTTTA